The sequence TCTGGGCCTATATGTATGCAGTTCTTCTAATAGAACCTTTTAAGAAAAAATTCGTCGAGATGCCCGTTTTTATCGCCTGCGGGAACATCATTTGGGAATTATTATGGGGTTTCTTCTTTAAAGAACCCATGGGTGCAATATTACTCTGGGGCTATAGACTTGGATTTGTATTGGATATAGTGATTTTCTATCAGGTGATCCGATTCGGTAAAAAACAAATTTCCTTGCCATTGTCGGACAAGGGATATAAATTCCTCTTGGGCATTTTGGTGGTGTCTTGGGGATTATTGATCTATACCTACTACAAAGGAGGTTACGATCTATTTACCGGATCTAATTCGGCTTATATCTTAAGTCTGATCATTTCGGTGATGTATCCTATCCTGTATCTAAAAACCGGAAATCCGAACATGTTCTCATATCCGATTTCTTGGGCAAAGTTTTTAGGCAATGGGTTCTTTACGATCTTCATCTTTCAATATTTTCCGGAGCAGTACTTTGTTCAAACATTGAGCGGACTCGGAACAATAGCAGACATATATTATGTTTGGATCTTTACACGCCAAAAGTATTCGCCCGCTAAAGTGTGAACTTTAAAATTCAGTTCGGGTGGGATTCGGGATCGGCTTTCGGTTTCGAAAAATATAAAATTGGAAACTATGCAGGATTTGTCCACAGACAGAGTTCCTTATGAATTGGGGGAATTGTTGTACGAGGACAGTTTTTCCCAAACCTATAGGGGGAAATTCGGTAGGGCTAGAGAGCCAAAGATCATTCGGATACAGAGACCGGAGGGGAAGGAAACCTCTTCGGTGTATTTTCTGAAT comes from Leptospira johnsonii and encodes:
- a CDS encoding transmembrane-type terpene cyclase, which gives rise to MSFWQTLATDPEYFGRYTLFENICLLLGVVFWAYMYAVLLIEPFKKKFVEMPVFIACGNIIWELLWGFFFKEPMGAILLWGYRLGFVLDIVIFYQVIRFGKKQISLPLSDKGYKFLLGILVVSWGLLIYTYYKGGYDLFTGSNSAYILSLIISVMYPILYLKTGNPNMFSYPISWAKFLGNGFFTIFIFQYFPEQYFVQTLSGLGTIADIYYVWIFTRQKYSPAKV